The Gemmatimonadaceae bacterium genomic sequence CGTCGCTCATCAGCCAGAGGCGAGGCGGCGGGGCCTGAAGTGTCGCGGCCAGCTTGCCGATCAGGCCGGCGAGCTGGACCTCCCCGATCAACGGAAGCCCGCGCGCGACGGCGACCACGACGGGGCGCGGATCGGTTTCCTTGTAGAGCTTGAGGGCTGTGGCCGCCGACGGCGCGTCGATGACCGTGCAGGTGGCTTCGAGCAGGGGACGCACGCGGTCCCGGAAGTCGGCGTCCGGGTCGACCAGGAGGACGATCGGACGGCCTGCGGCTGCCTGCCGCCGGCGCCAGCCGCCGTGTTGACTGATGACCCGGCGAAAGCGTTCCTGCGCCTCCGTGGCCCGGATGGGCTTGGCCACGAAGTCCTGGATGCCTAACGCGACAAGAGAGATGACCTCTTCCTTTGCCCGGACGGCCGACATGCAGACGATCGGCAGGCCGCGATGTGCCGCCGATGCCCGCAGGGCCTCCACGACGGCGCGGCCGTCGAGCCCCGGCATCTGGATGTCCGTGAACAGGAAGTCGGGATCCTCCGACTCGATGAGACTCAACGCCTCGATGCCGTCGTTGGCCTCGATGATCTCGTCCGCCAGGTGCCTGAGGATACGCTTGAGGAGGTCGCGGGTGACCAGGTCATCCTCGGCGATCAGGATCTTCATCGGAACGGGCGTGTTGCGGTCGTGGGGAGCGCTCGGCATTTCGGAGTATCGGCAGGCAGGGTCGACCACGTTAGCGATCGCTCACAGGTACCGGCGCGGCACGGCGTGCTCCTGGCCTACGTGCCCCGGCAACCCGTTCGACGGGCGTGATACGTCACAGCTCGGTGACCAGGGCGGTTCGCTGGGTCAAAGGCAGCCGCAGCCGCACCCGGCTTCCCCGGCCCGGCGCGGATGCGAGGGACACGGTGCCATTGAGGGCTTCGATGGACCGTTTGACCACATCCATGCCGACGCCGCGTCCGCTCAGGTCGCTCACTTCGGTCACGGTCGAGAACCCCGGAGCAAAAATGATCTGGTGAATCGCGTCGTCATCGAGCGCGTCGTTCCCGCCGATCAGGTTCCGCTCGATCGCCCGCTCGCGAATGCGCGCCGTGTTGAGGCCGCGGCCGTCGTCGTCGATCTGGATGACGACGCCGTCGCCTTCGTGGAACACCCGGAGTGTCACGGTGCCGGTGGCGTCCTTGCCGGCGGAGAGCCGCTCGGCCGGCGTCTCGAGACCATGGTCCACGGCGTTTCGCACCAGGTGCGTGAGCGGGTCGCCAATGCGTTCGATCGTTCCCGCGTCGAGTTCCGTCTCTTCGCCGATCAGTTCGAGGCGCACCTGCTTTCCGA encodes the following:
- a CDS encoding response regulator; translation: MKILIAEDDLVTRDLLKRILRHLADEIIEANDGIEALSLIESEDPDFLFTDIQMPGLDGRAVVEALRASAAHRGLPIVCMSAVRAKEEVISLVALGIQDFVAKPIRATEAQERFRRVISQHGGWRRRQAAAGRPIVLLVDPDADFRDRVRPLLEATCTVIDAPSAATALKLYKETDPRPVVVAVARGLPLIGEVQLAGLIGKLAATLQAPPPRLWLMSDDEVPTDVASHFQGSMRRHQDPGQLAEELERTLLQVAEGDSARAQAG